The proteins below are encoded in one region of Bremerella sp. P1:
- the argC gene encoding N-acetyl-gamma-glutamyl-phosphate reductase: MHVMTVRVGILGATGYTALELLKILVRHPEVEVTTLTTRQEDRPHLSAIHPQFHKVLDLHLENLGPQEVAERCDCVFGCLPHAASASVIPEFLDAGLKVVDLSADYRLNDPAVYTQWYGGDHPDAERMKTTVYGLPELFREGIAEANLVANPGCYPTGVSLALAPLLKNGLIRPDGIIADCKSGVSGAGRTPKLGTLYPECNESFSAYGVGTHRHMPEIEQNLTVYSGKQASVIFTPHLVPMDRGILSTCYALPDKGASEEELLSLLAETYASEPFVRVRSDLPATKHVSGTNFCDITVRRVKDRVLTISAIDNLVKGASGAAVQNFNLMYGFAETTALL; this comes from the coding sequence CTGCATGTCATGACGGTACGTGTTGGTATTCTCGGGGCCACCGGTTACACGGCTCTGGAATTACTGAAAATCTTGGTTCGCCATCCGGAGGTGGAAGTCACCACGCTGACGACTCGCCAAGAGGATCGTCCGCACTTGAGTGCCATTCACCCGCAATTTCATAAGGTGCTTGATCTGCACCTGGAAAACTTGGGGCCACAAGAGGTTGCCGAGCGATGTGATTGTGTCTTCGGTTGTTTGCCACATGCGGCGTCTGCCTCGGTCATTCCCGAATTCTTGGATGCCGGACTGAAAGTGGTCGACTTGAGCGCTGACTACCGGCTCAATGATCCTGCTGTCTACACTCAGTGGTACGGGGGCGATCACCCCGATGCCGAACGGATGAAGACAACCGTATACGGTCTTCCCGAACTGTTTCGTGAAGGGATCGCCGAAGCCAATCTAGTTGCCAACCCAGGCTGCTACCCAACGGGCGTATCGCTTGCTTTGGCACCACTGTTGAAAAATGGTTTGATCCGCCCCGATGGCATCATCGCAGACTGTAAGAGTGGTGTGAGCGGGGCAGGGCGAACGCCGAAGCTTGGCACGCTGTACCCAGAATGCAACGAAAGCTTCTCGGCCTATGGTGTCGGTACGCATCGCCACATGCCAGAGATTGAACAAAACCTGACGGTCTATTCCGGTAAACAAGCCAGCGTGATTTTTACGCCGCATCTGGTGCCCATGGATCGCGGAATTCTGAGCACGTGTTACGCGTTGCCTGATAAGGGCGCCTCGGAAGAGGAACTGCTTTCGCTACTGGCGGAAACCTACGCCAGCGAACCCTTTGTCCGCGTGCGTAGCGATTTGCCGGCGACCAAGCATGTCTCAGGAACGAACTTTTGCGACATCACGGTTCGTCGCGTGAAGGATCGCGTGCTGACGATTTCGGCCATCGACAACCTGGTTAAGGGGGCGTCGGGTGCGGCCGTTCAGAATTTCAACTTGATGTATGGTTTCGCGGAAACGACCGCACTGCTCTGA
- the argJ gene encoding bifunctional glutamate N-acetyltransferase/amino-acid acetyltransferase ArgJ: MTSPIPAGFQLGGFHCGLKRNPNKEDLSLIVCDEDTVAAGVYTTNLVVAAPVVWDRERTPSDKIRAVITNSGNANACTGEQGDKDNAEMAGIVAKQFGVSADQVLTMSTGIIGHHLPMEKIRAGLDQVFQRLGTDESHFDAAARGIMTTDKGKKVASRQCEVNGKPVKLIGMCKGAGMIAPNMATMLSVVLTDAQLSPQQAKEVLAEVTDSTFNCITVDGHRSTNDTLLLLASGKANTGELSGAALEGFKAELQQLCEDLAKQIPADGEGSTHLIEINIEGCANREDAFRIAKAVADSALVKCAITGGDPNWGRIVSAAGYSGVQFDPMGMELRVNGHLLYKEGTPVEFDEKTVSQSIKDSFETDVNLRFTEGDTKFRYWSSDLTVEYVRFNSEYRT; encoded by the coding sequence ATGACTTCGCCCATTCCCGCTGGATTTCAACTCGGTGGCTTTCACTGCGGTCTGAAGAGAAATCCCAACAAGGAAGACCTGTCGCTCATTGTTTGCGATGAAGACACCGTCGCTGCTGGCGTCTACACGACGAACCTCGTCGTGGCTGCCCCGGTAGTTTGGGATCGTGAACGTACCCCTTCCGACAAAATCCGGGCGGTCATCACGAACTCGGGCAATGCCAACGCTTGCACCGGTGAGCAGGGAGATAAAGACAATGCTGAGATGGCCGGCATTGTCGCCAAGCAGTTTGGTGTCTCAGCCGATCAGGTTCTCACCATGTCGACCGGAATCATCGGACATCACCTGCCGATGGAAAAGATCCGCGCTGGGCTCGATCAAGTCTTCCAGAGACTGGGGACCGATGAAAGCCATTTCGATGCCGCAGCTCGGGGGATCATGACGACCGACAAAGGCAAGAAGGTGGCTTCACGCCAGTGTGAAGTCAACGGAAAGCCTGTCAAGTTGATCGGCATGTGCAAGGGCGCCGGCATGATCGCTCCGAACATGGCCACGATGCTTTCGGTCGTTCTCACGGATGCTCAGCTCAGTCCGCAGCAAGCCAAAGAAGTGCTGGCCGAGGTGACCGACAGCACATTTAACTGCATTACGGTCGACGGCCACCGCAGCACGAATGATACGCTTTTGCTGTTGGCCAGCGGCAAGGCCAACACGGGCGAACTCTCGGGTGCCGCTCTGGAAGGTTTCAAAGCCGAACTGCAACAGCTTTGCGAAGACCTGGCCAAGCAGATCCCTGCCGATGGTGAGGGCTCGACGCATTTGATCGAGATAAACATCGAAGGATGTGCCAACCGAGAAGACGCGTTCCGAATCGCCAAGGCAGTCGCTGACAGTGCTCTGGTCAAGTGCGCCATTACCGGTGGCGATCCGAACTGGGGACGTATCGTGTCTGCCGCAGGATACTCGGGCGTCCAGTTCGACCCTATGGGCATGGAACTACGCGTTAACGGGCACCTGCTTTACAAAGAAGGTACGCCGGTTGAGTTCGACGAGAAAACGGTCAGCCAGTCGATCAAGGATAGCTTCGAGACTGACGTTAATCTGCGATTCACCGAGGGAGACACCAAGTTCCGCTACTGGTCCAGCGACCTTACCGTGGAATACGTCAGGTTCAACTCGGAATATCGTACCTAA